The genomic DNA CACCCCGTCGTGCTGCGTCCCGTCACCAGCGACGACGCCATGACCGCCGACTGGGCCAAGGTGCCCTACGACGTGCTCAGCCGCATCTCGACGCGCATCACGAACGAGGTCAGCGAGATCAATCGCGTCACCCTCGACATCACCTCCAAGCCCCCGGGGACCATCGAGTGGGAGTGAGCTCGTCCTGAGCCGGCGCTGAGGGGTCCGCGCTGCCGCCTCACCCCTTGACGGCGCCCTCCGAGAGCCCGGAGATGAAGTGCCTCTGGTTGAACAGGAACACCAGCAGCACGGGCAGGGTCACGATGATCGCGGCCGCCATCAGCGGCGCGTACTGGATGTTGCCGCTCTGGGTGAAGCCCGTCAGGGCGAGCTGCACGGTCTGGCTCCGGGGCGAGGAGGAGACGACCAGCGGCCACAGCAGGTCGTCCCAGACCGCCGTGAAGGAGAAGATCGCGACCACCGCGATGATGGGCCTCGAGATCGGGAGGTAGACCGTCCAGAAGATGCGGAACTCGCTCGCCCCGTCGATGCGGGCGGCCTCCGCCAGCTCGCGGCTCATGCCCAGATAGAACTGACGCACCAGGAAGATGCTCAACGTCCCGACCAGGTAGGGGATGGCGAGGCCGCCGAGGGTGTCGGTCAGTCCGCTCCCGCCTCGCCCGAGGGCATCGTTCCCTCCGGCGAAGGGCACGTTCGAGACCATCAGGAACAAGGGGATCAGGGTCACCGC from Brachybacterium sacelli includes the following:
- a CDS encoding carbohydrate ABC transporter permease produces the protein MTDTTADRTARRPRVSRSERSKAVNLVLLLLATIVVLFPFLWMVSLAFTPAQDAFREVKLWPDRPTFENFMTALTVGNLGRAFVNSVIVALAAVASNCVIAVAAGYAFAHLPFRGSTVVFYILLSTAAIPVAVTLIPLFLMVSNVPFAGGNDALGRGGSGLTDTLGGLAIPYLVGTLSIFLVRQFYLGMSRELAEAARIDGASEFRIFWTVYLPISRPIIAVVAIFSFTAVWDDLLWPLVVSSSPRSQTVQLALTGFTQSGNIQYAPLMAAAIIVTLPVLLVFLFNQRHFISGLSEGAVKG